One stretch of Acanthochromis polyacanthus isolate Apoly-LR-REF ecotype Palm Island chromosome 16, KAUST_Apoly_ChrSc, whole genome shotgun sequence DNA includes these proteins:
- the calm1b gene encoding calmodulin-1b isoform X1 codes for MADQLTEEQIAEFKEAFSLFDKDGDGTITTKELGTVMRSLGQNPTEAELQDMINEVDADGNGTIDFPEFLTMMARKMKDTDSEEEIREAFRVFDKDGNGYISAAELRHVMTNLGEKLTDEEVDEMIREADIDGDGQVNYEEFVQMMTAK; via the exons ATG GCTGACCAGCTAACAGAGGAGCAGATCGCAG AGTTCAAGGAGGCTTTCTCCTTATTTGACAAGGATGGTGACGGCACCATCACCACCAAAGAGCTCGGCACCGTCATGAGGTCGCTGGGCCAGAACCCCACAGAGGCTGAGCTGCAGGACATGATCAACGAGGTGGATGCTGACG GTAATGGAACCATCGACTTCCCGGAGTTCCTGACCATGATGGCCAGAAAAATGAAGGACACAGACAGCGAGGAGGAGATCCGCGAGGCTTTCCGGGTATTTGACAAG GACGGAAACGGCTACATCAGCGCCGCAGAGCTCCGTCACGTCATGACGAACCTGGGAGAGAAGCTAACGGACGAGGAGGTGGACGAGATGATCAGAGAAGCAGATATCGACGGAGACGGACAGGTCAACTACGAAG AGTTTGTACAGATGATGACTGCAAAGTGA